The sequence below is a genomic window from Anaerocolumna chitinilytica.
AAAGAATTCATACAGCGATATGATGAAGGCGGAGGAGAATCTTTTCGCAGAGATTACAAATCTGGAAAAGAAAAAAGAAAATAAGAATCCCCCCTTATTATTTAATCTCGCAGAGCTCCAGAACGAATGCTCCAGAATCTTTAAGATAAGCCCTGATGAAACCCTTAAGATTACCCAGGAGCTTTATGAAAAGAAACTGGTCACTTACCCTAGAACCGATGCCAGAGTGTTATCCACGGCAGTAGCCAAGGAAATCCATAAGAATATCGGAGGCTTAAGGAATTTTGTTACAGTTAGAGACTATGCCTCAGAGGTCATGGACAAAAAGAGTTATCAGAATATTGCAAAAACCAGGTATGTAAATGACAAGCAGATAACGGATCACTATGCGATTATCCCTACAGGACAAGGGTTTCAAGCTCTTGGTTCACTTTCACCTACCGCCGTTAAGGTTTATGAGATAATTGCCAGAAGGTTCTTAAGTATTTTTTACCCTCCTGCAGTTTATCAGAAAATCAGCCTGACTACAAAGCAGAAAACAGAAAGCTTCTTTACTTCTTTTAGGGTTCTCTTAGATGAAGGTTATCTAAAGGTCGTTACCAATTCCTTTGATAAGAGAAAAGAGGCTTCCATTGAAGCAAATAGTCAGAACAAAGAGGGCAAAGAGGAGGAAGAAGAGAGCGTTGACAGCAGCTTTTTAGAGGTAGTTAAGAACTTAAAGAAAGGTATGCTTCTTCCTGTAAAGGCCATGTCTATTAAGGAAGGTGAAACCGCTCCTCCAAAGAGGTATAATTCCGGTTCTATGATTCTTGCCATGGAAAATGCAGGTCAGTTGATAGAAGATGAAGAATTAAGAGCACAGATTAAGGGCAGTGGCATTGGAACCAGTGCTACCAGGGCGGAAATTCTGAATAAACTTGTAAAGATTGATTACCTGATGTTAAATAAAAAAACGCAGATAATAACGCCAAGCATCTTAGGGGAAATGATATATGATGTAGTCAATTCATCGATTAAATCCCTGTTGAATGCAGAACTCACTGCCAGCTGGGAAAAAGGACTTACGATGGTTTCGGAAGGTCAGATTACGGAAGAGGAATATATGGGGAAACTGGAAGGCTTTGTGGGCCGTATGACAAACGGAGTAAAGGGATTGGAGAACCAATATAATCTAAAACAGTATTTTGACAGCATTTCAGCTTTTTATAAGAAAAAATAGCTATTAGTTATTATAATGAATAAGGATTGGAAAGGAGAGCAAGATGTACGAGGAACTTGGAATAAAAGATAACTTTGATTTAAGCCAGACCATAGCTGCTAAACTGTTTGAGGGGGTTAAGTATCCATGGGAAGTGCTTCATAACATCGGAGATTTTATTCGCTCCTTTGGTGAGCAGCTGGATAAAGAGGAATATGAAAAAAGGGGAGAAGATATCTGGGTTGCCAAATCCGCTAAAGTAGCACCCACCGCTTTCATAGGAGGGCCGGCTATTATAGGGAAAGATGCGGAAATCAGGCATTGTGCCTTTATCAGAGGAAGCGCCATCGTAGGAGAAGGAGCGGTAGTCGGCAATTCAACAGAACTTAAAAATGTCGTTCTGTTTAATAAAGTTCAAGTACCTCACTACAATTATGTGGGCGATTCAGTATTAGGCTACAAAGCACATATGGGGGCAGGTTCTATAACCTCTAATGTGAAATCCGATAAAACTCTGGTTACAATAGGGTATCAGGGGGGGAAAATTGCAACTGGCTTAAAGAAAATGGGAGCTATGTTAGGAGATAATGTGGAAGTAGGCTGTAACAGTGTATTAAATCCCGGTACTGTCATCGGGAAAGGAGCCCATGTATATCCTTTGTCCATGGTAAGAGGATTTGTACCTGCAGGGTGCATCTATAAGAAACAGGGAGAAATCGTTAAGATAGATTAAGAAGTTGATTTATTCAAAGCCTTATTTAAAACAAACTTAAAACAATATTTAAATGGAACAAATATATACAACATAAATATTTGTTCCATTTAAATTGAAATGATTTGCTTACTTCATGAATTATATTTTACCACTCCAGGTATTCTTCCAAAATTGTGACAAACTCCGTAAGTCCTTCTTTATCGGTTTCATCAAAGCGATCGGGAAGAGGACTGTCAATATCCAGTACACCGGCAATGTCTTTGCCGTCATGGATGGGAATTACGATTTCAGAACGAGAGGCACTGTCGCAGGCAATGTGCCCGGGGAATTCATGAACATCAGGAACCAGTTGGACTTCATCCTTTAAAACAGCTGTTCCGCAGACGCCTCTGCCAACAGCAATATGTACACAGGCCGTCCTGCCCTGGAAAGGGCCCAGTAAGAGTTCACCGTGTTTCATAAGATAAAAACCGGACCAGTTAATATCCTTTAAGGCACCCATCAAAAGAGCCGAGGCATTGGCAAGACCGGGAATGACATCAGGCTCGTTGTCCAGGAGCGCTTTTAGTTGTGAATTTAATAAAGTATAGAGTTCTTTTTTATCCTCCGGATATAGGTTTGATACTTCTACCATGTTAACTCCTTTCGTAAATAAAAATCATTGGTTGATATTTAAAAAATACCGTATAATAATCCGCTATGATCAAAAGATATCTTTCAAAAATACAGAAGTCTATATCAGTAAAATTGGGATATCCTTTAAAAGTATATCCCAATTTACTCTGAGTTTCAACTGATAGAAGTTTCTTAGCGAAAACTATTATCCTCTGCCAGATTGGATACATATTGCTTCATTTCCGATTTGGAACGGACACTGTGGGTACCGTCAATAACCTGTCGTTTGCCGGTATCATCCAGGGCAGCAAAATAATTCATGGCATTAATATTCTGCGCCAGAGCCATACCAAGCCCTAAAGGAATTTCAGGACCATCAGTATAGTTTTTTTCCATATCAACCTCTTTCCTGAATATTCAAATTTAGATTGGATATTCGATAATCAGTAGTTAAAAAACTGTCAGTTGTATTAAATATACAAGTTACAGGTTTAGTATTTGCAGCTTCTCAAACTTTTTATACGATATCTTCTACGGCATTATTTTTATTTTTTTTTAATCGATAAAAGCCAAATATTAATAAAGCTATGGCTGCCAGGGAAGAAATGATGGTATGAAGATGTGCCGGAAGGAGACTTAGAAGCGGCGGATAGGAAAATATCATTTCAAGAGAGGTATGAACTAATACAGCACCGCAGAGATAAAGGATAATAAGGTAACGTTTCATTAGTTTCATAAAGAAACGGCAGCTGATTAATAGAAATGGTAAACTAAGAAGAAGTCCCAATGTAATAACTTTAATATTTCCATCTGCGGCACCGGCAATTGCCAGTATGTTATCAAAGCTTAGGGAGAGACTGATAACGGTAAGTTTTACAATAGCTCGTGACAGCTTCATGCTATTATTTACATTATATTCTCCTCCTTCCTGCTCCGGTTCACCGGGGTGAGTCTTTAGCATATCATATGTGATTTTCATTAATAGCAAACCGCCTAAGGGTTGGATCGGAAGCCATTTGATTTCCATAATAATGCTGATAATGGAAGTAAAGAGAATAGAGAACACAAGGGATAAGGTGAAACCTGACAGATAGGCTTTCTTTCGGTTATGTTCATTAAGGCCGCCGGCAATATAGGCGATTACGCTGATATTATCAAAGCTTAAGATAATATTGAGTACTGCGATATGCAGTATACTTAACATAAAAACAATGAATGCGGACATGTTTAACCTTCCTTCTGCTGAAAATGTTCGGGTCTTTTTATTGTATGATACAAGGGGCAAAAGGTGCTACCATTAAAAAGGGCGGAATTTATCTGTCCAGTATATGAGTATAGAACACTTTTTTTATAACATAGAAGTGAAGGAAAGGATTTATCATGGAGGATAGTAAAAAAGTTCTGGTAGATGTCAAAAACGTATCTTTTGATTATGAGGGAAAGCAGATAATTAAAAA
It includes:
- a CDS encoding GAF domain-containing protein encodes the protein MVEVSNLYPEDKKELYTLLNSQLKALLDNEPDVIPGLANASALLMGALKDINWSGFYLMKHGELLLGPFQGRTACVHIAVGRGVCGTAVLKDEVQLVPDVHEFPGHIACDSASRSEIVIPIHDGKDIAGVLDIDSPLPDRFDETDKEGLTEFVTILEEYLEW
- a CDS encoding acyltransferase, yielding MYEELGIKDNFDLSQTIAAKLFEGVKYPWEVLHNIGDFIRSFGEQLDKEEYEKRGEDIWVAKSAKVAPTAFIGGPAIIGKDAEIRHCAFIRGSAIVGEGAVVGNSTELKNVVLFNKVQVPHYNYVGDSVLGYKAHMGAGSITSNVKSDKTLVTIGYQGGKIATGLKKMGAMLGDNVEVGCNSVLNPGTVIGKGAHVYPLSMVRGFVPAGCIYKKQGEIVKID
- a CDS encoding TerC family protein — its product is MSAFIVFMLSILHIAVLNIILSFDNISVIAYIAGGLNEHNRKKAYLSGFTLSLVFSILFTSIISIIMEIKWLPIQPLGGLLLMKITYDMLKTHPGEPEQEGGEYNVNNSMKLSRAIVKLTVISLSLSFDNILAIAGAADGNIKVITLGLLLSLPFLLISCRFFMKLMKRYLIILYLCGAVLVHTSLEMIFSYPPLLSLLPAHLHTIISSLAAIALLIFGFYRLKKNKNNAVEDIV
- a CDS encoding DNA topoisomerase → MSKNLYISEKPSVAQEFAKALKEDFKKRDGYMESENSYVTWCVGHLVTMSYPETYDAALKRWSLETIPFMPKEYRYEVIPSVSKQFAVVKGLLNREDVGCIYVCTDSGREGEYIYRLVDQMAKVPGNKARRRVWIDSQTEEEILRGIREAKPLTAYDNLASAAYLRAKEDYLMGINFSRVLTLKYGQSVTNYLKGEKRAAISVGRVMTCVLGMVVRREREIRDFVKTPFYRVLNTLEASGRTFDGEFRAVEGSKYYNSPLLYKENGFSERISAEKLIEELIDREPVFIEKQENGKNSYSDMMKAEENLFAEITNLEKKKENKNPPLLFNLAELQNECSRIFKISPDETLKITQELYEKKLVTYPRTDARVLSTAVAKEIHKNIGGLRNFVTVRDYASEVMDKKSYQNIAKTRYVNDKQITDHYAIIPTGQGFQALGSLSPTAVKVYEIIARRFLSIFYPPAVYQKISLTTKQKTESFFTSFRVLLDEGYLKVVTNSFDKRKEASIEANSQNKEGKEEEEESVDSSFLEVVKNLKKGMLLPVKAMSIKEGETAPPKRYNSGSMILAMENAGQLIEDEELRAQIKGSGIGTSATRAEILNKLVKIDYLMLNKKTQIITPSILGEMIYDVVNSSIKSLLNAELTASWEKGLTMVSEGQITEEEYMGKLEGFVGRMTNGVKGLENQYNLKQYFDSISAFYKKK